The Chiloscyllium plagiosum isolate BGI_BamShark_2017 chromosome 6, ASM401019v2, whole genome shotgun sequence sequence TTGCTCATATTTCAGAGATTATTTCTTCTACAGTAGGTAATTCTTTTCATCTTGCACACTTCCTGCTTTTACTGAATCAGTTACCCATGATTCCAGTACAATTTTGAACTTCCTTTCAAATGTCATCCTGAGCAATTTTAGTTCGGAAAGACGTCGTACATCACGACCAACGACGACATGTGAGACACCTTCGGTCAAATTAGTAACGCATTGTGCACCGTGAAATCGCAACTCCAAAACTCTCAAATCTAAGCTTGTGCCATGTACCTGTGCACTAGCATCACCAATTATAGCGTAAAGATCTACATAAACGATGCAGTGTCTGAACATACATAGAGGTGACGCATCCCAAAGGTAACGCTGTTCCAAGTCAGCAATAGCTTTAAAGGGTAAATGGTGTTCTGGTTTACTCATTCTTTTGAATATCTCCCGCAGATGGCTTTTATTAACATCAGCGTAATAACTGTCTCCATAGCAATCATATTCCTGGGCAAAATGTTTTTCTGTGCAAGGTGACATATGAATCATAAACTGGGGTTGCCATGGTATAAAACACTTCTTTTGCAAACAGTGCACCAACCAGTCAGCTTTGACCACATCAAGCTCATTAGCAGCAATAAGGTTTTTGACGCGGATATTAACTTTGCCAACAATAACGCAATAAGTGTCTGGCCCAGGGTTCTGCACGACCAACCCTCCACATTCAGCTATTCCCTTTTCTAGTTCTGCTTTAGGATGGTCATCAAGACCGTTCAAGACACAAAATTCAACATCTTCAAAAATATTAGAAACTTTGTCAACACTGGACAGATCTTGGGCTTTAAACTGTTCTGCAATGCCAATCAACTTTTTGGACTTTGAAGGAATTTTACGCTTTTTCTTGTCCAGTTCCTCATCATCTAGGTCAACATGTCTTGATGCAAGTTTCCCGGATGCCTTATCATGCAATTGATCCAAATCATGTAATGTCATACAATCATGCCAATCCTTATCATCTCTGATCTTTTCAATTCGCGGAAAACGCAAGGTGCAACCAGTTTTATACATATCACTGCTCACAATCTCAGCTGCTTTAACTTGTAGAATAACAGAATTGCATGGCTCAATGTAGACCTCTGGTTTTTCTGTGCCACAGAGGATATTTGGTGGAGGATCTCTTTTGCGGTACGGTTTCCAGTGTACAGCCAGTTTCTGCCCAAGATCGTACAATTCCTTCATGGTGTACCCAGATCCGACACGGCAAAGCGAGTGGAAGACTGATGGTTTCTCACCAGGTGAAGCAGGCTCTGCGACAGCACATAGGAAGTGAGATACCATTCCACCGCGATGTCCTTTCCCAAAGTAACCACCAACAATTAAGATATCAAGCTCATCCATCAAGCCATCAACATACTCCGGCTTAATTTTTGACCAGCCTTCACCACGCTTGTCTGGTTTATACACAGACAAAGGATCTTTCACCATGATTCCTTCTTCCCTTTTATCTATTGCTTCATTTAGGGCATCAGCTACATCCTTTCTTGATTTTATCTCAGTTTTCTCCACAACCTGAATGCGCCCTGGCACTGATGTGAAGAGAGT is a genomic window containing:
- the lig4 gene encoding DNA ligase 4 isoform X2; the protein is MSAASASNNSLIKTVASKVPFSDLCSTLEKIQKSRSRPDKNKYFKDFLDSWRNFHDTLHKNDLNTTDSFYPALRLILPQLERERMAYGIKETMLAKLYIDVLGLPKDGKDALKLLNYRAPTSSHGEAGDFAVIAYFVLKQRCPNKGTLFVQDVNEHLDSIALNNAAKKKDLIKKSLLQLICQSSALEQKWLIRMILKDMKLGISQQTIFQLFHPDAAELHSVTTDLEKVCKQLHDPTVSLSDVSIMMFSPFRPMLAAIANIKHIEKLMHNQSFYLETKLDGERIQLHKDGDVYKYFSRNGYDYTQQFGASPLQGSLTPFIHNTFKSNLQNCILDGEMMAYNPITQTFTQKGNKFDIKRMVEDSELQTCFCVFDVLMVNNQKLANETLRKRHEILQTLFTSVPGRIQVVEKTEIKSRKDVADALNEAIDKREEGIMVKDPLSVYKPDKRGEGWSKIKPEYVDGLMDELDILIVGGYFGKGHRGGMVSHFLCAVAEPASPGEKPSVFHSLCRVGSGYTMKELYDLGQKLAVHWKPYRKRDPPPNILCGTEKPEVYIEPCNSVILQVKAAEIVSSDMYKTGCTLRFPRIEKIRDDKDWHDCMTLHDLDQLHDKASGKLASRHVDLDDEELDKKKRKIPSKSKKLIGIAEQFKAQDLSSVDKVSNIFEDVEFCVLNGLDDHPKAELEKGIAECGGLVVQNPGPDTYCVIVGKVNIRVKNLIAANELDVVKADWLVHCLQKKCFIPWQPQFMIHMSPCTEKHFAQEYDCYGDSYYADVNKSHLREIFKRMSKPEHHLPFKAIADLEQRYLWDASPLCMFRHCIVYVDLYAIIGDASAQVHGTSLDLRVLELRFHGAQCVTNLTEGVSHVVVGRDVRRLSELKLLRMTFERKFKIVLESWVTDSVKAGSVQDEKNYLL
- the lig4 gene encoding DNA ligase 4 isoform X1, which gives rise to MLLKCYEIPASATLSVIEFQVTSVHYYPEFNMSAASASNNSLIKTVASKVPFSDLCSTLEKIQKSRSRPDKNKYFKDFLDSWRNFHDTLHKNDLNTTDSFYPALRLILPQLERERMAYGIKETMLAKLYIDVLGLPKDGKDALKLLNYRAPTSSHGEAGDFAVIAYFVLKQRCPNKGTLFVQDVNEHLDSIALNNAAKKKDLIKKSLLQLICQSSALEQKWLIRMILKDMKLGISQQTIFQLFHPDAAELHSVTTDLEKVCKQLHDPTVSLSDVSIMMFSPFRPMLAAIANIKHIEKLMHNQSFYLETKLDGERIQLHKDGDVYKYFSRNGYDYTQQFGASPLQGSLTPFIHNTFKSNLQNCILDGEMMAYNPITQTFTQKGNKFDIKRMVEDSELQTCFCVFDVLMVNNQKLANETLRKRHEILQTLFTSVPGRIQVVEKTEIKSRKDVADALNEAIDKREEGIMVKDPLSVYKPDKRGEGWSKIKPEYVDGLMDELDILIVGGYFGKGHRGGMVSHFLCAVAEPASPGEKPSVFHSLCRVGSGYTMKELYDLGQKLAVHWKPYRKRDPPPNILCGTEKPEVYIEPCNSVILQVKAAEIVSSDMYKTGCTLRFPRIEKIRDDKDWHDCMTLHDLDQLHDKASGKLASRHVDLDDEELDKKKRKIPSKSKKLIGIAEQFKAQDLSSVDKVSNIFEDVEFCVLNGLDDHPKAELEKGIAECGGLVVQNPGPDTYCVIVGKVNIRVKNLIAANELDVVKADWLVHCLQKKCFIPWQPQFMIHMSPCTEKHFAQEYDCYGDSYYADVNKSHLREIFKRMSKPEHHLPFKAIADLEQRYLWDASPLCMFRHCIVYVDLYAIIGDASAQVHGTSLDLRVLELRFHGAQCVTNLTEGVSHVVVGRDVRRLSELKLLRMTFERKFKIVLESWVTDSVKAGSVQDEKNYLL